The following are encoded in a window of Roseimaritima ulvae genomic DNA:
- a CDS encoding fatty acid desaturase, protein MTAKPEQEEMIPGGFTPTFHWRVLGTPAPVFPGFEIDICDPVGREGEPDAVWHRNRAKGILRAHPEVKQLFGPAPVSAIFCLAVVILQLGLAFSLRAQPWWMIVLVAWGFGSIVNFGLFNLAHECNHGLIFRNKSASRWLFTLTSLPMLFPGHHTWWIEHHVHHNHLGSSKDFVKRRRSILLALKDRIFNHTPGPRVQRLTTWLTTPLFWPLAAFMLVTQVLRAVVGLAVYVVTSIYHRQLKPTDLALAILADQHLVSGYKRYKIETWAVTYPLMSLLMMVILVSCFGWVPLLYLFLSALFMTGFLQPLVFGLLLSNSHFHGHQCYQPSASNYGPVNWITFNFGLHTEHHDFHYIPWFRLGRLRQIAPEYYNDLKPTRSFCALALLFAFGTRAAFNNEEYRNNEQLREGAAG, encoded by the coding sequence ATGACAGCCAAACCTGAACAGGAAGAAATGATTCCCGGAGGTTTTACTCCGACCTTTCATTGGCGAGTCCTGGGCACGCCGGCTCCGGTATTCCCGGGTTTTGAGATCGACATCTGCGATCCGGTTGGCCGAGAGGGGGAACCGGATGCGGTCTGGCATCGCAACCGAGCGAAGGGGATTTTGCGAGCGCATCCGGAGGTCAAGCAACTGTTTGGCCCGGCCCCCGTTTCGGCGATCTTTTGCCTCGCCGTCGTCATCTTGCAACTGGGCCTCGCGTTCAGCCTCCGAGCCCAACCATGGTGGATGATCGTGCTGGTGGCCTGGGGTTTCGGATCGATCGTCAATTTCGGGTTATTTAACTTGGCCCATGAGTGCAATCACGGGCTGATCTTTCGAAACAAGTCGGCCAGCCGATGGCTGTTCACGTTGACATCGTTGCCGATGCTTTTCCCGGGTCACCACACTTGGTGGATCGAACACCACGTACACCACAACCACTTGGGTTCCAGCAAGGACTTCGTCAAACGCCGACGCAGTATCCTGTTGGCATTAAAAGATCGCATCTTCAACCACACGCCGGGGCCGCGGGTACAGCGTTTAACGACCTGGCTGACGACACCGTTGTTCTGGCCGCTCGCCGCCTTCATGCTGGTGACTCAAGTCTTGCGGGCGGTCGTCGGCTTGGCCGTGTACGTGGTCACATCGATCTATCATCGGCAACTGAAACCCACGGATTTAGCGCTCGCAATCCTGGCCGACCAACATCTGGTATCGGGCTACAAACGCTACAAGATTGAAACCTGGGCCGTGACCTATCCGCTGATGTCGCTGCTGATGATGGTGATTCTGGTGAGTTGTTTTGGTTGGGTGCCGTTGCTGTACCTGTTTCTCAGCGCCTTATTCATGACTGGATTTCTGCAACCCTTGGTGTTCGGATTGTTGCTCAGCAATTCCCATTTCCATGGCCACCAGTGCTACCAACCCAGCGCTTCGAACTACGGCCCGGTCAACTGGATCACCTTCAACTTTGGGCTGCACACCGAGCATCACGATTTCCATTACATTCCTTGGTTCCGCCTCGGCCGGTTACGACAAATCGCACCGGAGTACTACAACGACCTGAAGCCCACGCGATCATTCTGCGCCCTGGCTTTGCTGTTCGCCTTCGGCACTCGCGCCGCGTTTAACAACGAGGAGTACCGCAACAACGAACAGCTGCGTGAAGGGGCCGCCGGCTGA
- a CDS encoding 3-keto-disaccharide hydrolase, which yields MKILTTAIAALFCLLLAMDSAPAQSPEPAESSQPTPTKATAIQATIDPSGPGWVAMGEQDFARVNGDPDTLVWEGGLAKSTGKPIGVTRTVKEYENFEMVIEWRHLKAAGNSGVFAWVPKSALADLPPGSLPKGGIEIQMLDHGYATQYEQRTGKKGDWFSTNGDIFAVGHSTMDPFPPLSPSGARSFPSKNLSKGSPEWNHYYVRAINGEVRLWVNGEEVSGGNNCEPRRGYLCLEAEGSPIEFRNIRIRELP from the coding sequence ATGAAAATTTTGACTACCGCCATCGCCGCTCTGTTCTGCTTGCTCTTGGCCATGGACTCCGCGCCCGCACAGTCTCCCGAACCCGCGGAGTCGTCTCAACCGACGCCTACCAAGGCCACCGCAATCCAAGCCACCATCGATCCCAGCGGCCCCGGTTGGGTTGCCATGGGAGAACAGGATTTCGCTCGCGTCAACGGCGATCCCGACACCTTGGTCTGGGAAGGCGGCTTGGCAAAGTCGACCGGCAAGCCGATCGGGGTTACGCGGACGGTCAAAGAATATGAGAACTTTGAAATGGTGATCGAGTGGCGACACCTCAAAGCGGCCGGTAACTCCGGTGTATTCGCGTGGGTGCCCAAGTCGGCGCTCGCCGACCTGCCTCCCGGCAGCCTGCCCAAGGGTGGCATCGAAATTCAAATGCTCGATCATGGCTACGCCACCCAATACGAACAACGAACCGGAAAAAAAGGCGACTGGTTTTCCACCAACGGTGACATCTTTGCCGTGGGCCACTCGACCATGGACCCCTTCCCTCCCCTGTCGCCCAGTGGCGCCCGCAGTTTCCCCTCGAAGAACCTCAGCAAAGGTAGCCCCGAATGGAATCATTATTACGTTCGTGCGATCAACGGAGAAGTTCGTTTGTGGGTCAATGGCGAAGAAGTTTCCGGTGGCAACAACTGCGAGCCCCGTCGCGGATACCTGTGCCTCGAAGCCGAGGGTTCCCCGATCGAATTCCGCAACATCCGCATCCGCGAACTACCCTAA
- a CDS encoding sodium-translocating pyrophosphatase has protein sequence MILTVWLVAFAASLVALVWALRFYKQMMLADEGTDLMKQIATYVREGADAYLWQQYRLVTIAFVFVAILLSVASYQLELLNGFVPIAFLTGGLFSGLCGWFGMKTATQASSRTAAAARSSLNDGLQVAFRSGAVMGLTVVGMGLLYICLWFAILYWLWPMFAGAENAYSLEQISVAMLSFGMGASAQALFARVGGGIFTKAADVGADLVGKVEESMEEDSPNNPATIADNVGDNVGDVAGMGADLYESYCGSILAASALGAAAFASPAMLPEGAESVDAQMAAMLLPIAIAAAGILASITGIYAVRTGEEASQKQLLKALSRGINLAAVLMILMAVGLAFVLMPAVPGTLLFGTIPGIALSVIVGLMAGWLIGKWTEYVTSDEFKPTQRLAKQAETGPATIIIGGIADGMMSTWVPVIVVCAATLAAFGAAAGGNFTDISYFSLGLYGVGIAAVGMLSTLGITLATDAYGPIADNAGGNAEMAKLEKTVRQRTDALDSLGNTTAATGKGFAIGSAALTALALLAAYVEGVRDGFERWGHSAATQLVDDGYYKLSPGFMLHREGEQTTGYLVQPRAARDPRVAAAWHEVSFAAGPAKLSDETFLRAAEPDADGAATATNTGLTFTASGAALVPLRTASLQDFTEYYDTSLMNPRVLVGLFLGAMATFVFCALTMKAVGNAAEKMVVEVRRQLAENPLIKTGEAKPDYKRPVQISTTAAQRQMLVPSVLGLVLPIVVGLLLGVGGVLGLLVGCLTSGFCVAIFMANSGGSWDNAKKYYESGHLDGKGSDGHKAAVVGDTVGDPFKDTSGPSLNILIKLMSMVSVVVAGLIVRYSLISMGWF, from the coding sequence GTGATTTTGACTGTTTGGCTTGTGGCTTTTGCAGCGTCCCTCGTAGCACTTGTGTGGGCGTTGCGTTTTTATAAGCAGATGATGCTGGCCGACGAGGGCACGGATTTAATGAAGCAAATCGCGACGTATGTTCGCGAGGGTGCCGACGCTTATCTGTGGCAGCAATACCGTCTGGTGACGATCGCCTTTGTGTTTGTGGCCATCCTGCTGAGCGTGGCCTCATATCAGCTGGAACTGCTGAACGGATTTGTTCCGATCGCGTTTCTGACCGGCGGTTTATTTTCAGGGCTGTGTGGTTGGTTTGGGATGAAGACAGCCACCCAGGCCAGCAGCCGCACGGCCGCCGCCGCTCGTTCGTCTTTGAATGATGGCCTGCAGGTCGCGTTTCGCAGCGGCGCCGTGATGGGGCTGACCGTGGTCGGCATGGGGTTGCTGTATATCTGTCTGTGGTTTGCCATTTTGTACTGGCTGTGGCCGATGTTTGCCGGTGCCGAAAACGCGTATTCCTTGGAACAGATTTCGGTAGCCATGTTGTCGTTTGGAATGGGAGCCAGCGCGCAGGCTCTGTTCGCTCGTGTGGGCGGTGGGATTTTCACCAAAGCCGCCGATGTGGGTGCGGACCTGGTGGGCAAAGTTGAAGAGAGCATGGAAGAGGACTCGCCAAACAATCCGGCTACTATCGCCGACAACGTGGGCGACAACGTGGGCGACGTAGCCGGCATGGGCGCGGACTTGTACGAATCGTATTGCGGGTCGATTCTGGCGGCTTCGGCGTTGGGCGCAGCCGCGTTTGCGTCGCCCGCCATGCTTCCCGAAGGCGCCGAGTCGGTTGATGCTCAGATGGCTGCCATGTTGTTGCCGATCGCCATTGCAGCGGCCGGCATCCTGGCCTCGATCACCGGCATCTACGCGGTCCGCACCGGTGAAGAGGCCTCGCAGAAGCAGTTGCTAAAAGCCCTCTCGCGGGGCATCAACCTGGCCGCCGTGCTGATGATCCTGATGGCCGTGGGCTTGGCGTTTGTGCTGATGCCGGCGGTTCCGGGCACGCTGCTGTTTGGCACGATCCCGGGTATCGCGCTCAGTGTGATCGTAGGCCTGATGGCGGGTTGGTTGATCGGCAAATGGACCGAATACGTGACGAGCGATGAATTTAAACCGACGCAACGGTTGGCCAAACAAGCCGAAACCGGGCCGGCGACGATCATCATAGGCGGTATCGCCGACGGCATGATGAGCACCTGGGTGCCGGTGATTGTGGTCTGCGCAGCAACCCTGGCCGCCTTTGGCGCGGCCGCCGGCGGCAACTTTACCGACATCAGTTACTTTTCGCTGGGGCTGTATGGCGTGGGCATTGCCGCGGTGGGAATGCTTAGCACGCTGGGCATCACGCTGGCCACCGACGCCTACGGTCCGATCGCCGACAACGCGGGCGGTAATGCGGAGATGGCCAAGTTGGAGAAGACGGTTCGCCAACGCACCGATGCCTTGGATTCGCTGGGCAACACTACCGCGGCGACCGGCAAGGGCTTTGCCATCGGCTCGGCCGCCTTGACCGCTTTGGCGCTGCTGGCCGCCTATGTCGAAGGCGTTCGCGATGGATTTGAGCGTTGGGGACACTCCGCGGCGACGCAACTGGTCGATGACGGCTACTACAAACTCTCACCGGGCTTCATGCTGCACCGCGAAGGCGAGCAGACAACCGGCTATCTCGTACAGCCCCGCGCGGCCCGCGATCCCCGCGTCGCGGCGGCTTGGCACGAAGTCTCCTTCGCCGCGGGTCCGGCAAAATTGTCCGACGAGACATTTCTACGTGCTGCCGAGCCGGACGCGGACGGCGCGGCGACCGCCACCAACACGGGACTCACATTTACCGCCAGTGGCGCGGCGTTGGTTCCCTTGCGCACCGCTTCGCTGCAAGACTTTACCGAATACTACGACACCTCGTTGATGAACCCGCGGGTCCTGGTCGGACTGTTCCTGGGTGCCATGGCGACATTTGTGTTCTGTGCACTGACCATGAAAGCGGTGGGCAACGCGGCCGAGAAAATGGTGGTCGAAGTCCGTCGACAATTGGCGGAAAACCCGCTGATCAAAACCGGCGAAGCCAAACCGGACTACAAACGCCCGGTGCAGATCAGCACCACGGCGGCTCAGCGGCAAATGCTGGTCCCCAGCGTACTGGGGTTGGTGCTGCCGATTGTGGTCGGCCTGTTGCTGGGCGTCGGCGGCGTGTTGGGATTACTGGTCGGCTGTTTGACCAGTGGGTTTTGCGTGGCCATCTTCATGGCCAACTCCGGCGGGTCCTGGGACAACGCCAAGAAGTACTATGAAAGCGGGCATCTGGATGGCAAGGGCAGCGATGGGCACAAGGCCGCCGTGGTGGGCGACACCGTGGGCGACCCCTTCAAAGACACCAGCGGCCCGAGCTTAAATATCTTGATTAAACTGATGAGCATGGTCAGCGTTGTGGTGGCGGGTTTGATCGTACGATACAGTCTGATTTCGATGGGCTGGTTCTAG
- a CDS encoding DUF4328 domain-containing protein, whose amino-acid sequence MPPENPYAAPQSLDADPNSPPSIVTSAARSLHEFRSPDKLYTAAKVLLIIYCIILALSVVSSFMQLSLLQEAADEPGPNFDSRATANDIREQFVGVTQILWFLVTGIVCLTLLRRLRWNVDTLGAKGLDSSPGWSIGWFFVPIANLWKPYQATAQTWQASVNPSDWRRAATPWLFPVWWVLWIIDGFVDRFSNRIPLDTLPQLIIATWMDVASLALTLVLTGCFIKLLSETTSAQIETHQRLSSEAEQLVAENPWTGTAGTPPALESRL is encoded by the coding sequence ATGCCTCCCGAAAATCCCTACGCGGCTCCCCAATCGCTCGACGCCGATCCGAACAGCCCGCCGAGTATCGTTACCAGCGCCGCGCGCAGCCTGCACGAATTCCGCTCCCCTGACAAGCTTTACACCGCCGCCAAGGTGTTGCTGATCATCTACTGCATCATTCTCGCACTGTCGGTGGTATCGTCCTTCATGCAGCTGAGTCTGCTGCAGGAAGCCGCCGACGAGCCAGGCCCTAACTTCGACAGCCGCGCCACGGCAAACGACATTCGCGAACAGTTTGTCGGCGTCACCCAAATCCTCTGGTTCCTTGTCACCGGAATCGTTTGTTTGACGTTGCTGCGTCGACTGCGGTGGAACGTCGATACGCTGGGGGCGAAGGGGCTGGACAGCTCACCCGGCTGGAGTATCGGTTGGTTCTTTGTGCCGATCGCCAATCTCTGGAAGCCGTATCAGGCGACTGCTCAGACATGGCAGGCCTCGGTGAATCCCAGCGACTGGCGGCGAGCGGCGACACCCTGGCTCTTCCCCGTCTGGTGGGTTCTGTGGATCATCGATGGATTCGTCGACCGCTTCTCCAACCGAATTCCGCTGGACACCCTACCGCAATTGATAATCGCTACCTGGATGGACGTCGCATCGCTGGCCCTGACCCTGGTACTCACCGGCTGCTTCATAAAACTGTTAAGCGAAACGACATCGGCGCAAATCGAGACCCACCAAAGGCTCTCCAGCGAAGCCGAGCAGCTGGTCGCTGAAAATCCCTGGACGGGCACGGCCGGTACGCCGCCGGCGCTGGAGTCCAGGCTTTAG
- a CDS encoding dihydrodipicolinate synthase family protein — protein sequence MTSNSRISGILTPNLTPVDARGHVDEDCLRGYVDWLIERGVDGLYPNGSTGEFIRFTPEERRRIVRVVVDQTRGRVPILAGAAEANARETIDACQAYGEMGVRAVAIVAPYYYRLSPEGVYAYFREIADAVSVDVTLYNIPLFASPIDVETVRRLAFDCPRVVGIKDSSGDLPNMMRMIQSIRPQRDDFTFLTGWDAALVPMLIAGCDGGTNATSGVVPELTHAIYQAVQDGHIEAAMQMQYQLLPLFDAMISSGEFPEGFRQGARARGWEMGSGRQPKTAQQQAAIDQAKSEIERLVQQLSGATTSPAADDIQTINAIVRRVLEQL from the coding sequence ATGACTTCGAACTCTCGCATTTCCGGCATCCTGACTCCCAACCTCACCCCGGTCGACGCCCGCGGGCACGTCGACGAGGACTGTTTGCGAGGTTACGTCGACTGGTTGATTGAACGCGGCGTCGATGGCCTGTATCCCAACGGTAGCACAGGCGAATTCATTCGTTTCACGCCCGAAGAGCGACGACGGATTGTTCGGGTGGTCGTCGACCAAACGCGTGGCCGGGTGCCGATCCTGGCCGGTGCGGCCGAAGCCAACGCTCGCGAAACGATCGACGCCTGCCAGGCGTACGGCGAAATGGGCGTGCGGGCGGTGGCCATCGTGGCGCCTTATTACTACCGACTGAGCCCAGAAGGGGTGTATGCGTATTTTCGCGAGATCGCCGACGCGGTTTCGGTCGACGTCACGCTATACAACATCCCGCTATTCGCTTCGCCGATCGACGTGGAAACCGTTCGCCGTTTAGCGTTTGACTGCCCGCGTGTGGTCGGCATCAAAGATAGCTCGGGCGACCTGCCCAATATGATGCGGATGATTCAATCGATTCGGCCACAGCGTGACGATTTCACGTTCTTGACGGGCTGGGACGCAGCCTTGGTGCCGATGTTGATCGCCGGTTGCGATGGGGGCACGAACGCCACCAGCGGTGTGGTTCCGGAATTAACCCATGCCATCTACCAAGCCGTTCAGGATGGTCACATCGAAGCGGCCATGCAGATGCAGTATCAATTGCTGCCGTTGTTTGACGCGATGATTTCATCCGGCGAATTCCCTGAAGGTTTCCGTCAAGGCGCTCGCGCCCGGGGCTGGGAAATGGGTTCGGGCCGCCAACCTAAAACCGCGCAGCAACAGGCCGCTATCGATCAGGCCAAGAGCGAAATCGAACGCCTCGTCCAGCAACTCTCCGGCGCAACGACTAGTCCCGCCGCCGACGATATCCAAACCATCAACGCGATTGTGCGGCGCGTGCTGGAGCAACTGTAG
- a CDS encoding DUF1559 domain-containing protein gives MLRIEHTHPAARRGAFTLVELLVVIAIIGVLVGLLLPAVQAAREAARRMSCSNNLKQVGLALQNYHDTYRAFPAISYEHEVNGGNESIHSSYSWGTFILPFMEGDNLYDALDPRGGQRMHQAVAVPVKRQALETPVAGFRCPSDTGPEMNTKYLINEASPDVPTALSNYLGVNSAGDIDRAHTHNGIFVPGTNVQGNSRMKVAMRDILDGTSNTAIVGERAWLLNGVNLNAGNVFGHNGNSDIENGHDYNNGFISVVGGGKPHINTTDTCGGGCNDVDGRQGFSSNHPGGAMFVFADGSVHFISENVDDNFGGASDTVYERLLNRMDGAPVGEY, from the coding sequence GTGTTGCGTATTGAACACACTCACCCCGCCGCACGTCGCGGCGCGTTTACGTTGGTTGAATTGTTGGTAGTCATCGCCATTATTGGCGTCTTGGTCGGGTTATTGTTGCCGGCGGTGCAAGCCGCTCGCGAAGCCGCCCGCCGGATGTCCTGCTCGAACAATCTGAAACAAGTCGGCTTGGCGCTGCAGAACTATCACGACACCTACCGCGCTTTCCCCGCCATCAGCTACGAACACGAAGTCAATGGTGGTAACGAAAGCATCCATTCCAGTTACAGCTGGGGGACGTTCATCCTGCCCTTCATGGAAGGCGACAATCTGTACGATGCGTTGGATCCCCGCGGCGGTCAACGGATGCATCAAGCCGTGGCAGTGCCGGTCAAACGGCAAGCCTTGGAAACACCGGTGGCGGGATTCCGCTGCCCCTCGGACACCGGCCCCGAGATGAACACAAAATATTTGATCAACGAAGCCAGCCCGGACGTTCCCACCGCTTTGTCCAATTACCTGGGCGTCAACTCCGCGGGCGATATCGATCGCGCCCACACCCACAACGGCATTTTCGTGCCCGGCACCAACGTGCAGGGCAACAGCCGAATGAAAGTGGCCATGCGTGACATCCTGGATGGCACTAGCAACACGGCGATCGTAGGCGAACGAGCGTGGCTCTTGAACGGCGTTAATTTAAATGCCGGCAACGTGTTCGGCCACAACGGGAATTCGGATATCGAGAACGGCCACGACTACAACAACGGCTTTATCTCCGTCGTCGGCGGTGGCAAGCCGCACATCAACACCACCGACACCTGTGGTGGAGGCTGCAACGATGTTGACGGCCGCCAAGGGTTTTCCAGCAACCATCCGGGCGGCGCGATGTTCGTATTCGCGGACGGCTCGGTGCATTTCATCAGCGAAAACGTCGACGACAACTTCGGCGG